CATGGCAGGGCGCGCCGACCTCCACCGGCTGCGCGAGCAGCGCGTAGCACTCGCCCGGGAGCTCCGCGCCGCGGCAGCTCGACAGCTCCGACGACGCCGCGCGCAGGCAGCGGGTGAGCGCGCCCTCGTCGATCTCCCAGTCGCCGTCGCCCGGAGGCCAGGCCGCGCACTCCAGCCAGCGCTCGCAGCTCGCGCGCTCCCCCGCTTCGCAGCCGGGATGTGGCGTGACGCAGCCACAGGCTCGCCGTGCCTCGCAGAGCGCGCTCGCGAGCGGCCCGCAGAGTCGATCCGCGAGTCCCTCGAGCGCGGCGGGCAGGGGCGGGTCGTCGAGGACCGACTCGTAGAGCTCGTCCGGCAGGGAGACGCCCGGGCCGCCATCGGGCTGCGTCGCGAGGTCGCGTTCCGGACGGATGTCGACACGCCTGCGTCGCGCGCGGCTGCTCACGCACTCGAAGACGACGACCCCGAGGACGGCCACGACCCCGAGCACCGCGAACAAGGGCACGAGGTCGCGAAGTCGATCCACGCCCGCGCGCCAGCGCAAGGCGCGTGCCGGTGGTCATCCGCCGTCGCCCGCCGTGGGGCCGCGTCCGCCTTGCCACGCCGCCGTGTCCGCTCGCACGCGCCGTCCTACACGCGACGCGCCGGCGCGGTCCTCGGCCCGCCCGCGTCCCCCGTGTTCACCAGCGCCGCCGGCTCGAAGAGGAGCACCTGACAGCGCGACTCCGCGACCGGGCGATGCTCCACCCCCCGCGGCACCACGTAGAGCTCTCCCTCGCGGAGCTCGACGACTCCGTCTCGGAGCTCGATCCGCATCGCACCCGACAGCACCAGGAACAGCTCGTCCGCGTCGGAGTGCGCGTGCCAGACGAACTCCCCCTCCAGCTCCACCACCTTCACCTCCTGCCCGTTGCAGTCGGCGATCACCGCCGGGCGCCACGGGCCGTCGAGGAGGGCGAGCTTGTCGGCGAGGCGGATGGCGTCGGGCATGAGGCGTAGGATAGCCGCATGGGCGCGCGCGACGTGGCGCTGCTACAAACGGGGCGGTCATGGCGAAGAAGGGCAAGCCCGAGCCGGAGGCACCCCCCGCGGAGAGGCGCCCCTTCCCGTGGTGGCTCGTCGGCGCGATCGCGCTCGTGGTGGGCCTCGTCGCCGTGGTGCGCATCTCCAACGGAGACTCGAGGAGCGCCGAGATGCAGGACGCGGTCGAGGACGTGGTGATGGACGCGCCCCCCGCGCGCGCCGAGCGGCTCCGGGTCGAGGTGGTCGAGCGGCACCCGCACGATCGCGCGGCGTTCACGCAGGGGCTGCTCTGGCACGACGGCCACCTCTACGAGAGCACGGGCCTGCGCGGCCGCTCGAGCCTGCGCAAGGTCGATCTCGAGACCGGCGAGGTGCTCGCGCAGCGCTCGGTCGAGCGGCGCATCTTCGCCGAGGGCCTCGCGCGCGTGGGCGACCTGCTCTACCAGCTCAGCTGGACGGCCGGAGAGGCGCACGTCTGGACGCTCGACGGCTTCGAGCACCGGCGCACGTTCGAGTACGACGGGGAAGGGTGGGGGCTCTGTCACGACGGCACCCACCTGGTGATGAGCGACGGCTCGGACCGGCTGAGCTTCCGCGACCCGGAGACGTTCCAGGTCTCGCGCGTCGTGCGGGTGCGCCTCGACGGAGCGCCCCTCGACCAGATCAACGAGCTGGAGTGCGTCGACGGCGTGATCTGGGCCAACGTCTGGCAGACCGACGAGATCGTGCGCATCGATCCCGCGAGCGGCCAGGTCACCGCCGTGGTCGACGCATCCGGGCTGCTGACGCCGGAGGAGCGCTGGGGCGCCGACGTGCTGAACGGCGTCGCGTGGATCCCCGAGCGCGAGCGCTTCGCGATCACGGGCAAGCACTGGCCGCACCTCTTCGAGGTCCGCTTCGTGCCCGCGGACTGAAGGACTGTCGATTGAGCGCGCCGCGCCGCTCGGGCATCATGCGCCGGTGAGCGTGGAGCCCGGCGTAGCGTTGCCCGTCGTCCGAGAGGACGCGCCCCCCGAGGGCGTCGACCCCTACGTCATCGCGGGCTGGGACAGCCGCGCCCACGCCCCCGGCCTCTCCGCGGGCACGCTCCGGTCGGCCCGCGCGGTGAGCGAGGCGCTCTTCAGCACCGAGTCCGGCCCGCCCCCGGCGGCGCGGCTCGACTGGCTCGAGGCGGATCTCGGCGACTTCTTCGGGCACGCGAACTGGCGCGCCAGGCTGCTCTTCCGCGCGTGCCTCTTCGCGATCACCTGGGTCGCGCCGCTGCTGGTCGGCCGCCTCGGTCGGCTGGCGTCGCTCCCGGTCGCGCGTCGCGTCGAGGCCCTCGAGCGCATGGAGGAGACCCCGCTCTCGCTCGCGTTCTTCGGCGCCAAGGCCGTCCTGTGCATCGTCTGGTACGAGCACCCCGACTCGGCGCGCGAGATCGGCTGGACCTCCACCTGCCTCGGGCCGCGCCCGTGAGCGACGTGTCCGAGGGTCGCCTGCACGAGGGCGCGCTCGCGCTCGACTGCGACGTGGTCGTCGTCGGATCCGGCGCCGGCGGCATGGTCGCGGCGACGATCCTCGCGGAGTCCGGCCTCGACGTGCTCGTGCTCGAGGAGGGCAAGCGCCTCCACGCCGCGGTGCACGGGAAGATGCGGCAGAGCCAGTCGCTCAGGCACATCTGGCGCGACGGCGGCATGAGCATGGCGTTCGGGACGGGCGGGACGCCGGCGATCAACGTCACGATGGGCGTCGGCGTGGGCGGCTCGTCGATGGTCACCGGCGGCGTCTGTCTCCGCGTGCCGGAGGGCATCCTCGCGCCCTGGTCGCGCGAGCTGGGCCTCGAGGAGCTCACGCCCGACGGGATGGACCCCTACTACCGCGAGGTGGAGCGCGCGGTGCACGTCGAGGAGGTCCCGGTCGAGATGCAGTCCCGCTCGACCCAGCTCTTCGGCGAAGGCGCGGCCGCGCTCGGCCACCCCATCCGCCCGCTGACCCGCAACACCAAGGGCTGCAACGGCTGCGGTCGCTGCAACTTCGGTTGCCCCGAGCAGGTGAAGATGAGCGTGGACCTCAGCTACCTCCCGCGTCTGCTCGCGGCGGGCGGGCGCATCTGGTCGGACTGCCTCGTGCAGAAGGTCGTGCACGAGGGGGGCAGGGCGACCGGCGTGCGCGGCCGGCTCTTGAACCGACCGGGGCGCAAGAGGGGCGACCGCTTCGAGGTGCGGGCCAAGGTCGTCCTCGTCGCGTGCGGAGGCCTGCACACGCCCGTCCTGCTCAAGTCGAGCGGGCTCGCGCCCTTCGGCAGCCAGGTCGGGAGGAACCTCACGCTGCACCCGGGCTTTCGCGTCTTCGCCGCCTTCGACGAGGAGGTGCGCGGCTGGGAGGGCGCGATGCAGAGCGCCTACACCGACGCCTTCGAGGAGGACCACGTCACCCTGATGAGCCTCTTCATCCCGGGCAGCGTGATCGCGGCGACCATGCCGGGCGCGGGGCCCAAGCACCACGCGCGCGCGGCGACGCTGCCTCACATCGCGATGTTCGGCGCGATGGTGCACGACGAGGGCCCGGGCGTGGTGCGCCGCGGGATCGGGCGCGAGCCGTTCACGACGTACCGGATGAGCAAGAAGGACCGCGCGGCGATGTACCGAGGCATCCGCCTGCTCGCCGAGACCTTCCTCGCGGCGGGCGCCAAGCAGCTCTACCTGCCCGTGCTCGGCGAGGACGTCTTCAGCCCCGACCGCTACCGCAGCTTCGAACTCGAGCGCGTCCCCGGCGCCCGCATCGAGTGCAGCTCCCAGCACCCCCTCGGGAGCTGTCAGATGAGCCGCAGCGCGGGCGAGGGCGGCGTCGACCCCGACGGCAAGCTGTGGGACGCCGAGAACGTCTTCGTCTGCGACGGCAGCGTGATCCCGACCAGCCTCGGCGTGAACCCGCAGCTGACCATCATGGCCATGGCCACCCGCATCGCGCAGAAGCTCCGCGGCCGCTACCGCGCGCTCGCCCGCCGCGCGGCCTGAGCGGAATGTTCCGTCACCCCGCCGGTTGAACCCGGCGTGACGCTGCGCACCGACGAGCAAGGCTTCTGGACCCCCGACGGCGCACACATCCCGTGGCACGCCCTGCGCGTCATCACTCCAACCGTCCGGCGGAGCTTCTCCTTGAAGGTCGAGCTCGCGGGGGAGACCCGAAACGTTCGCGTGCGGAGGGACGCCCTCGCGGAGGAAGCGCTGCGCGAGGCATGGTACGAGGCGCAGCTGGCGACACTGCGTCGTCGAGGCGGCGTGCAGGTCTGCGTTCGACCCTTCGAGCCGGCGCGGCTCTGGGTGGCGATCTTCGCTGCGGTCGCGGGCTTCGTGATCGGCTCGCCCTGGGCGGTGGGGCTCGCCTGCGTCGACGTCCGAGGGGTCCTCGGTGGCTTGCCCGCCTCCGACGCTCCCGGATTCTGGTTCGTGTACGCGGTTCTCTGGCTCGTCGGCGTCCTGCTCGTCTGGATGGGGCCCGCGCTCGTGTGGGGGGCGCTGCGAGAGCGTCGGGAGATCTCCGCCTGGCGGCGCGCGGAGCTGCGGCGCGAGGGCGTGGTCCGGGTGGCGCCCGACGGGACGGTGACCATGACCCCCTGGGACCGCGTGTCGCGCGTACGAACCGGCTGGCGCGTCGGCGCGGCCACGCTGCCCTGGGCCTCCATCACGGGGAGCGCACTCCCTCTCGAGATTCTCGTCGCGAAGGTCCCGCGAGAGCCTTCGCGCTGGAAGCGTCGAGTCCTCGGCTGGACCCTCGTGGCAGCCGGCGCGGCTCTCGCGGTCGCGGGGGTAGGGCTCGGCTGGGAGGGGGCCGCGGGGCTCTTCGCGATGGCTGTGTCCCCAGGGGTGTTCGGGCTCCTCGCCGGCGCTACCAGCCCGCGGCTCCACGAAGAAGCGCGGGGCCGGCGTGCGAGGCTCGCCGAGCGGACGGGGTGGTCCGAGGTGGAGGCGTAGCGCGTGCGTGCGTCGCCCGAGGAGGAGGGCTTGCAGTCCACGGTGGGCGTGATCCCCTGGTCGGCGGTGCGCAGCATGAAGTGTGTCGGGCTGCGCCTTCGGGTGACGGTCGTGCTCGCGGGAGAGCGACGCGCCCTCGGCTGCGCGTGGGACGCGGCGGCCTTCGAGGCGTGGTGGGCAGCCTGGCACGAGGCGCAGCGCACGCGCCTCGCGAGGGACGGCTGGATCCCCCTCCAGCTGCGCTCGACGTCCGAGGCCGGTTCCCCGCTCCTGCTCGAGGCGTTGGGCACGTTCGCGGCGGCGCTGACGGCCGTGCTGGTCTGCGCGGCCATTCGCAGCGCGGTTGTGGAGCCATCGGTGCGCGCGGCGGTGGTCGCCGCCTTTGCCATGTTCTCTCTCGGCCTGCTCTTCGCGATCAGGGTCATGCTGCGAAGCGCCTTCAGCTCGTCGCGGCGATGGGACGGAGCCCCGATGGGGCGAGACGGGATCGTGCGCCGCACCCGGAGCGGCAGGTTGGAGCTGGTCCCCTGGAGCAGGGTGAGCTGCGACATGCTCGACCTGGTGATCGACGGCGAGCGGGTCTCGATGCAGTTGCTGGAGGGCGGGTGGGTCGCGCTTCAACTGCTGATGGCCATGGGCCGACGGCCCGCGCGCTCCGGGTGGTGCGGCATCGTCTTGGTTCCCGCGCTGCTCGTGGCTGGGGCGCTCACCGCCGCGGCGACCGCGCAACCGGCTTGGGCCGCTCCAATCTGCGCGCTCGCGGCGCTGGGGACGTTCTGCTTCGCCGTGTGGAGTCGTCGCGTGAGGGCTGAGGCCGACGCCGCGCTCGCGGAGCGTCGGGCGGAGCTCTTCGAGCTCGCTGGCTGGTCGGAGCGGCGACGAGCGGCTCGCACCGTCTGAGAGTCCGTGCGTCGGGCCGCTCGTCTCCGGACCGGTCGAGCCGAGCGTCGCGTGTATCTCGGCTGGGGGGGGAAGCGATGAACACCACGAAGACGATCCTCGTCGGCGCGATCGCGTTGGCGTTCAGCTGCGGTGGCGCCCAGGACCCCGCGGCCGAGGACCTCACCGCGGCGGAGCACCTGGCCGAGGCCGAGCGGGAGGAGGCGCGCGCGGCGGAGGCGGAGAGCCGATACGACCCCGACGCGCGCGAGCGGTCGGGCAGCGAGGGCCTCGGGCCGGTGACGGTCGGCGGGCGCGCCTACAACCCGACGGAGCACGAGCTGGCCGCGGCCGAGCGGCACCGCGAGCACGCCGACGCGCATCGCTCGCGGGCCGAGGAGCTGCTGGCGTTCGAGGCCCGAGAGTGCGAGCTGCTCCCGGAGGAGAGCCGCGCCGCGTGCCCGCTCCTCCTCGATCTCGAGCGCGTGGAGGACGTGCGCGGTGGGGTGCGCATGGTCTTCGCCGAGGGACCCAACCTCGATCCGGTCGTGCAACACATCCGCTGCCACATCGCGTTCGCGGCTGCGCGCGGGGACGACGGCATGGAGACCTGCGCGCTCTATGTCCACGGCGCGCGCGTGGCCGTGCAGGACAACGTCGTCTCGCTCACGACCGACCGCGGCGAGCACGTGGCGGAGCTGCGTTCGCGCGTTCGACGCCAGGCGCCGTGAAGCCTCGCCCGCGCCTGGTAGGGTGCGGGCATGTGGGCACGGCTCATCGCGATCGCGCTCCTCCTGAACGCGTGCTCCAACGAAGACGAGCCGCGTCGGCCGGCGCGGCTCGCCGAGGGCACGAGCGCGGGCGACGACAGCCCGCGGGAACATCGGAGCGTGATGCGAAGCACGGCGGAGATCCGTCGCGAGGGCAACCACCTCGCGGACCAGCCCAGCCCCTACCTGCTGCAGCACGCGCACAACCCCGTCGACTGGTTCCCCTGGGGGGAAGAGGCGCTCGAGAAGGCGCGGCGCGAGGACAAGCCGATCTTCCTCTCGATCGGGTACTCCACCTGCCACTGGTGCCACGTGATGGAGGAGGAGTCGTTCGAGGACGACGAGGTGGCGCGCTACCTCAACGAGCACTTCGTCTCCATCAAGGTCGACCGCGAGCAGCGCCCCGACATCGACGCGCTCTACATCGAGGCCGTCCGCCGGCTCGGAGGCTCGACGGGCTGGCCGCTCACCGTCTTCCTCACCCCGGACGGCGTGCCCTTCTACGGCGGCACGTACTTTCCCCGGCACGGCGGCGGGCGTCGGCCGGGCTTCCTGGACGTGCTGCGCGAGGTGCAGCGGCGCTTCACCGAGGAGGAGAACGTCGCGGCGCAGGGGCGGCAGATCTTCGAGGCCATCGAGCGCAGCGCCCGGCCGCCCTCCTCGGGGGAGCGCGCGGTGAGCCCGGCCGCCATCGACGCGGCCTTCGCGCGGCTCGCCGGCGCGCGTGATGGGGAGCTCGGCGGCTTCGGGCGGCGGCAGAAGTTCCCCAACGCGCCGCTCCTGCTGGCCGAGCTTCGCTACGTGGAGCGGACCGAGAACGCCGCCGCGCGATCACACCTCGTGCTGACACTGGAGGAGGCGATGCGAGGCGGGATCCGCGATCACCTCGCGGGGACCTTTCATCGCTACGCGGTCGACCGGCGCTGGCACGTGCCGCACTTCGAGAAGACCCTCTACGACAACGCGCAGCTGGCCCAGGTGTACGTGGGGGCGGGGCGCCTCCTCGGCCGCGCGGACTTCGTCGCGGTTGGCCGCGCGATCCTCGACGACCTGATCGCGCAGTGGCAGCAGGAGGACGGCGGCTTCGTGGTCGGCTTCGACGCGGACGACCCGGGCGGGGAGGGCTTCTACTACACGTGGACGCCGGCCGAGCTCGAGGCCGTCCTCGGCGCGGAAGACGCGCGGCGGTTCGCGACCCTCTTCGGTGTGACCGCGGGGGGCGAGCGGCTGCTCGAGGGGCGCAGCGTGCTGCACCGCATCCCGGACGCGCAGGCCGAGGCGCGGCTCGGCATGAGCGGCGCGGAGATCGAGGCGTTCGTCGCCCGCACCGCGCCGCGTCTGCGCCCCGTCCGCGATCGCCGCGCGCCGCCGGCCATCGACGACAAGGAGCTCGCGAGCTGGAACGGGCTCGCCATCATCGCCCTCGCGAACGTGGGGCGCTGGCTCGAGGAGCCGCGCTACGTCCAGGCCGCCCAG
The sequence above is drawn from the Sandaracinaceae bacterium genome and encodes:
- a CDS encoding thioredoxin domain-containing protein, yielding MWARLIAIALLLNACSNEDEPRRPARLAEGTSAGDDSPREHRSVMRSTAEIRREGNHLADQPSPYLLQHAHNPVDWFPWGEEALEKARREDKPIFLSIGYSTCHWCHVMEEESFEDDEVARYLNEHFVSIKVDREQRPDIDALYIEAVRRLGGSTGWPLTVFLTPDGVPFYGGTYFPRHGGGRRPGFLDVLREVQRRFTEEENVAAQGRQIFEAIERSARPPSSGERAVSPAAIDAAFARLAGARDGELGGFGRRQKFPNAPLLLAELRYVERTENAAARSHLVLTLEEAMRGGIRDHLAGTFHRYAVDRRWHVPHFEKTLYDNAQLAQVYVGAGRLLGRADFVAVGRAILDDLIAQWQQEDGGFVVGFDADDPGGEGFYYTWTPAELEAVLGAEDARRFATLFGVTAGGERLLEGRSVLHRIPDAQAEARLGMSGAEIEAFVARTAPRLRPVRDRRAPPAIDDKELASWNGLAIIALANVGRWLEEPRYVQAAQRAARFVMEWLFEDGVMLRGRRQGDSLGEGFLDDHALPLLGLLRLHAADGDPRWLGDAHRLGRAIIDRFHDAELATFHQSARQGELAGLPLRRPDLDDGVLPSGGNAAALALVELGAIAGDRTMHGLGERAARAAAPRAVESPFGSGFLLVVLDHLVGQSREAVVAGDPADPRTRALWAEIRPTTPARVLPVRLPASGAPDSLVERFGALRGKVALDGAPTAYVCQIGSCELPTSDPAVLREQLDAVGIPRALRR
- a CDS encoding GMC family oxidoreductase is translated as MSDVSEGRLHEGALALDCDVVVVGSGAGGMVAATILAESGLDVLVLEEGKRLHAAVHGKMRQSQSLRHIWRDGGMSMAFGTGGTPAINVTMGVGVGGSSMVTGGVCLRVPEGILAPWSRELGLEELTPDGMDPYYREVERAVHVEEVPVEMQSRSTQLFGEGAAALGHPIRPLTRNTKGCNGCGRCNFGCPEQVKMSVDLSYLPRLLAAGGRIWSDCLVQKVVHEGGRATGVRGRLLNRPGRKRGDRFEVRAKVVLVACGGLHTPVLLKSSGLAPFGSQVGRNLTLHPGFRVFAAFDEEVRGWEGAMQSAYTDAFEEDHVTLMSLFIPGSVIAATMPGAGPKHHARAATLPHIAMFGAMVHDEGPGVVRRGIGREPFTTYRMSKKDRAAMYRGIRLLAETFLAAGAKQLYLPVLGEDVFSPDRYRSFELERVPGARIECSSQHPLGSCQMSRSAGEGGVDPDGKLWDAENVFVCDGSVIPTSLGVNPQLTIMAMATRIAQKLRGRYRALARRAA
- a CDS encoding cupin domain-containing protein; translated protein: MPDAIRLADKLALLDGPWRPAVIADCNGQEVKVVELEGEFVWHAHSDADELFLVLSGAMRIELRDGVVELREGELYVVPRGVEHRPVAESRCQVLLFEPAALVNTGDAGGPRTAPARRV
- a CDS encoding glutaminyl-peptide cyclotransferase, with translation MAKKGKPEPEAPPAERRPFPWWLVGAIALVVGLVAVVRISNGDSRSAEMQDAVEDVVMDAPPARAERLRVEVVERHPHDRAAFTQGLLWHDGHLYESTGLRGRSSLRKVDLETGEVLAQRSVERRIFAEGLARVGDLLYQLSWTAGEAHVWTLDGFEHRRTFEYDGEGWGLCHDGTHLVMSDGSDRLSFRDPETFQVSRVVRVRLDGAPLDQINELECVDGVIWANVWQTDEIVRIDPASGQVTAVVDASGLLTPEERWGADVLNGVAWIPERERFAITGKHWPHLFEVRFVPAD